The Lycium barbarum isolate Lr01 chromosome 9, ASM1917538v2, whole genome shotgun sequence genome has a segment encoding these proteins:
- the LOC132609362 gene encoding disease resistance protein At4g27190-like isoform X2 yields the protein MDILFSVVSDFVIVVGKFALKCCYPKIENTIRFSSNVENLREEMEKLTKFRDAIKEKVEGAEREGYKPKPNVLKWLEDVHELENEWESMQESIAAAKVLAYKCCPKCNLRLQISIRTQNMRHQLCKMIEIGENFESNLVVENYQMKRVEFIPGPSVEGQSAATRNLNKILQLLQDDKVFIIGIWGMGGVGKTTLVKYLNNELLKTATSSSKLSFGVVAWVTVPKPPIDIRKVQAQIVNRLKINVNNEESVESIASKIYQRLKQESFLLILDDVWEAINLDHIGVPQLEDSTRSKVILTSRFLDVCRQMKTDTEMKVYTLDEDESWQLFVEDAGDSANLEHIQSFAKEIVRECNGLPLAISVIGASMRGKKRVELWEDALESLKLSEPHNKDVKDKVYKVIKWSFDSLESQDIELSLEQRSKNVHKKREGFLGEHDTYEEAYNRGITMIESLKDACLLEAHMMDSVKMHDVVRDVAIWIANCFRDEHNSLIQAGIGLIEISHIKMSASVKRISFVSNIIEHIPDYFTECPETTTLLLQDNNPLEIIPHEFFLTFPALRVLNLSQTGIRALPSSINSLYQLHALILQNCNGLIELPPIGDLYNLQLLDCDNTMLCCLPQGMDQLTNLRLLHLPAANLESIGQGVFLNLSSIEMLNMLESDEMIWTHSEKRETLLLGPTPFDEISSLQNLTSLSIKLDSSSIFNRDHTWMTRLKRFRIEVGDYPMEVKFNKSTRMIGVSNCEIFSNGELSGMLHFASDLYLTSCMGLRKLIVRNSFDGLKELHIEHCCCDFEPEEEESGQFDPLPNLEYLNLHTLILLKSVSDFGVLLGLRFSKLRQLNVVNCLCLKCLFKVGEAFTVPKHLEDIAISDCGELVELLVQCGSSQATLVNSEITRVQKLRLNDLPNLKTLGEPESMWGHLEELSLRRCNQIRKLPLSIQTSNNIKIIRGSSEWWSQLEWDDDKFKSNLEHCFLPGDDWFFQS from the exons ATGGACATACTCTTTTCTGTTGTATCTGACTTTGTTATTGTTGTAGGAAAGTTTGCATTAAAATGTTGCTATCCTAAGATTGAAAATACGATCCGTTTCTCATCAAATGTTGAAAATCTAAGGGAGGAAATGGAGAAGCTAACAAAGTTTAGAGATGCTATCAAAGAGAAGGTCGAAGGCGCTGAGAGAGAAGGCTATAAACCAAAACCAAACGTTCTCAAATGGCTCGAAGATGTTCACGAGCTAGAGAATGAATGGGAATCTATGCAAGAAAGCATCGCAGCGGCTAAAGTGCTTGCATATAAGTGTTGTCCAAAATGCAACCTTCGCTTGCAAATCTCCATTCGAACACAAAACATGCGCCATCAACTTTGTAAGATGATAGAAATTGGAGAAAACTTTGAATCCAATTTGGTGGTAGAAAATTACCAGATGAAAAGAGTTGAGTTCATCCCAGGACCATCAGTAGAAGGACAGTCAGCAGCAACAAGAAATCTCAACAAAATCCTACAACTGTTACAAGATGATAAG GTATTCATCATtggtatatggggtatgggaggAGTCGGCAAAACGACATTGGTGAAGTATCTGAACAATGAGCTCCTAAAGACTGCAACGTCAAGCTCCAAACTGTCCTTTGGTGTTGTGGCATGGGTTACAGTGCCCAAACCGCCAATAGACATAAGAAAGGTTCAAGCACAAATTGTCAATAGATTGAAAATAAACGTAAATAACGAAGAAAGTGTAGAAAGCATTGCCAGCAAAATCTATCAAAGACTTAAGCAAGAAAGCTTCCTTCTTATACTGGATGATGTTTGGGAAGCTATAAATTTGGATCATATAGGTGTTCCCCAACTTGAAGATTCCACAAGAAGTAAGGTAATTTTAACTTCTCGTTTTTTGGATGTTTGTAGGCAAATGAAAACAGACACCGAAATGAAGGTTTACACATTGGATGAGGATGAATCTTGGCAACTATTTGTCGAAGACGCAGGAGATAGTGCCAATCTGGAGCATATTCAATCATTCGCAAAGGAAATTGTAAGAGAGTGCAATGGATTACCTTTAGCAATTAGTGTTATCGGAGCATCTATGAGAGGGAAGAAGAGAGTTGAGCTCTGGGAAGATGCTTTGGAATCACTCAAATTGTCCGAACCTCATAACAAAGATGTAAAAGATAAGGTTTACAAGGTCATCAAGTGGAGTTTTGATTCTTTAGAATCTCAGGATATTGAATTATCCTTAGAGCAAAGAAGCAAAAATGTGCACAAAAAGAGAG AGGGGTTCCTTGGTGAACATGacacatacgaagaagcctacaATAGGGGAATCACAATGATTGAGAGTCTAAAAGATGCCTGCTTGCTAGAAGCCCATATGATGGATTCTGTGAAGATGCACGATGTGGTTCGTGATGTTGCTATATGGATagctaattgctttagggatgaACACAATTCTCTTATTCAAGCTGGAATTGGGTTAATTGAGATATCACATATTAAAATGTCAGCTTCAGTCAAAAGAATATCTTTCGTAAGTAACATAATTGAACATATACCTGATTACTTCACGGAATGCCCAGAGACAACAACTTTACTTTTGCAAGATAATAATCCCCTTGAGATAATTCCTCATGAATTCTTTTTGACATTTCCAGCCTTAAGAGTTCTGAACCTGAGCCAAACTGGTATTAGAGCACTGCCTTCTTCCATCAATAGTTTATATCAACTACATGCTCTAATACTACAAAATTGCAACGGGTTGATAGAGTTACCACCTATTGGTGATCTTTACAATTTACAATTGCTCGATTGTGATAATACAATGTTATGTTGTCTGCCACAAGGAATGGACCAGTTAACAAATCTAAGGCTATTACATCTGCCTGCAGCTAATTTGGAGAGCATCGGCCAAGGAGTTTTTCTCAATTTATCTAGCATTGAAATGTTAAATATGTTGGAGAGCGATGAAATGATATGGACCCATAGTGAGAAGAGGGAGACTCTTCTTCTTGGACCAACTCCTTTTGATGAGATATCATCTCTACAAAATCTGACTTCTCTTTCTATTAAATTGGATAGCTCATCAATTTTCAATAGAGACCACACCTGGATGACTAGATTGAAAAGATTTCGCATTGAAGTTGGGGACTATCCAATGGAAGTAAAATTCAACAAGTCAACAAGGATGATAGGCGTCTCCAATTGTGAAATTTTCAGTAACGGAGAGCTCTCGGGCATGTTGCACTTCGCTTCAGATTTGTACTTGACGTCCTGTATGGGTCTCAGAAAATTGATTGTGCGCAATAGTTTTGATGGATTAAAAGAACTACACATAGAACATTGTTGTTGTGATTTTGAACcagaggaagaagaaagtggacAGTTTGACCCTTTGCCTAATCTGGAATATCTCAACCTCCATACCTTAATTCTTTTAAAGAGTGTTTCTGATTTCGGTGTTCTTCTGGGTCTAAGATTTTCTAAATTACGCCAACTAAATGTGGTCAATTGTCTATGTTTAAAATGTCTTTTTAAAGTTGGTGAGGCTTTTACTGTGCCCAAGCACTTGGAAGATATTGCAATTAGCGATTGTGGCGAGCTGGTAGAGTTGTTAGTGCAATGCGGCTCAAGTCAGGCAACACTTGTCAACTCAGAAATTACAAGAGTTCAGAAGTTACGGTTGAATGACTTGCCAAATTTAAAAACCTTGGGGGAGCCAGAGAGTATGTGGGGACACCTGGAGGAACTTAGCTTGAGAAGATGCAATCAAATAAGGAAGTTGCCTCTCTCTATTCAAACCTCCaataacatcaaaataataagagGATCATCAGAATGGTGGAGCCAACTCGAGTGGGATGATGACAAGTTCAAGTCAAATTTAGAGCATTGTTTCCTACCAGGTGACGACTGGTTTTTTCAAAGTTGA
- the LOC132609362 gene encoding disease resistance protein At4g27190-like isoform X1, translating into MDILFSVVSDFVIVVGKFALKCCYPKIENTIRFSSNVENLREEMEKLTKFRDAIKEKVEGAEREGYKPKPNVLKWLEDVHELENEWESMQESIAAAKVLAYKCCPKCNLRLQISIRTQNMRHQLCKMIEIGENFESNLVVENYQMKRVEFIPGPSVEGQSAATRNLNKILQLLQDDKVFIIGIWGMGGVGKTTLVKYLNNELLKTATSSSKLSFGVVAWVTVPKPPIDIRKVQAQIVNRLKINVNNEESVESIASKIYQRLKQESFLLILDDVWEAINLDHIGVPQLEDSTRSKVILTSRFLDVCRQMKTDTEMKVYTLDEDESWQLFVEDAGDSANLEHIQSFAKEIVRECNGLPLAISVIGASMRGKKRVELWEDALESLKLSEPHNKDVKDKVYKVIKWSFDSLESQDIELSLEQRSKNVHKKRGDIQSCFLYCSLYPVAISTDDLINCWWAEGFLGEHDTYEEAYNRGITMIESLKDACLLEAHMMDSVKMHDVVRDVAIWIANCFRDEHNSLIQAGIGLIEISHIKMSASVKRISFVSNIIEHIPDYFTECPETTTLLLQDNNPLEIIPHEFFLTFPALRVLNLSQTGIRALPSSINSLYQLHALILQNCNGLIELPPIGDLYNLQLLDCDNTMLCCLPQGMDQLTNLRLLHLPAANLESIGQGVFLNLSSIEMLNMLESDEMIWTHSEKRETLLLGPTPFDEISSLQNLTSLSIKLDSSSIFNRDHTWMTRLKRFRIEVGDYPMEVKFNKSTRMIGVSNCEIFSNGELSGMLHFASDLYLTSCMGLRKLIVRNSFDGLKELHIEHCCCDFEPEEEESGQFDPLPNLEYLNLHTLILLKSVSDFGVLLGLRFSKLRQLNVVNCLCLKCLFKVGEAFTVPKHLEDIAISDCGELVELLVQCGSSQATLVNSEITRVQKLRLNDLPNLKTLGEPESMWGHLEELSLRRCNQIRKLPLSIQTSNNIKIIRGSSEWWSQLEWDDDKFKSNLEHCFLPGDDWFFQS; encoded by the exons ATGGACATACTCTTTTCTGTTGTATCTGACTTTGTTATTGTTGTAGGAAAGTTTGCATTAAAATGTTGCTATCCTAAGATTGAAAATACGATCCGTTTCTCATCAAATGTTGAAAATCTAAGGGAGGAAATGGAGAAGCTAACAAAGTTTAGAGATGCTATCAAAGAGAAGGTCGAAGGCGCTGAGAGAGAAGGCTATAAACCAAAACCAAACGTTCTCAAATGGCTCGAAGATGTTCACGAGCTAGAGAATGAATGGGAATCTATGCAAGAAAGCATCGCAGCGGCTAAAGTGCTTGCATATAAGTGTTGTCCAAAATGCAACCTTCGCTTGCAAATCTCCATTCGAACACAAAACATGCGCCATCAACTTTGTAAGATGATAGAAATTGGAGAAAACTTTGAATCCAATTTGGTGGTAGAAAATTACCAGATGAAAAGAGTTGAGTTCATCCCAGGACCATCAGTAGAAGGACAGTCAGCAGCAACAAGAAATCTCAACAAAATCCTACAACTGTTACAAGATGATAAG GTATTCATCATtggtatatggggtatgggaggAGTCGGCAAAACGACATTGGTGAAGTATCTGAACAATGAGCTCCTAAAGACTGCAACGTCAAGCTCCAAACTGTCCTTTGGTGTTGTGGCATGGGTTACAGTGCCCAAACCGCCAATAGACATAAGAAAGGTTCAAGCACAAATTGTCAATAGATTGAAAATAAACGTAAATAACGAAGAAAGTGTAGAAAGCATTGCCAGCAAAATCTATCAAAGACTTAAGCAAGAAAGCTTCCTTCTTATACTGGATGATGTTTGGGAAGCTATAAATTTGGATCATATAGGTGTTCCCCAACTTGAAGATTCCACAAGAAGTAAGGTAATTTTAACTTCTCGTTTTTTGGATGTTTGTAGGCAAATGAAAACAGACACCGAAATGAAGGTTTACACATTGGATGAGGATGAATCTTGGCAACTATTTGTCGAAGACGCAGGAGATAGTGCCAATCTGGAGCATATTCAATCATTCGCAAAGGAAATTGTAAGAGAGTGCAATGGATTACCTTTAGCAATTAGTGTTATCGGAGCATCTATGAGAGGGAAGAAGAGAGTTGAGCTCTGGGAAGATGCTTTGGAATCACTCAAATTGTCCGAACCTCATAACAAAGATGTAAAAGATAAGGTTTACAAGGTCATCAAGTGGAGTTTTGATTCTTTAGAATCTCAGGATATTGAATTATCCTTAGAGCAAAGAAGCAAAAATGTGCACAAAAAGAGAGGTGACATTCAAAGTTGTTTCTTGTATTGCTCCTTATATCCTGTGGCTATTTCAACAGATGATCTCATAAATTGCTGGTGGGCAGAGGGGTTCCTTGGTGAACATGacacatacgaagaagcctacaATAGGGGAATCACAATGATTGAGAGTCTAAAAGATGCCTGCTTGCTAGAAGCCCATATGATGGATTCTGTGAAGATGCACGATGTGGTTCGTGATGTTGCTATATGGATagctaattgctttagggatgaACACAATTCTCTTATTCAAGCTGGAATTGGGTTAATTGAGATATCACATATTAAAATGTCAGCTTCAGTCAAAAGAATATCTTTCGTAAGTAACATAATTGAACATATACCTGATTACTTCACGGAATGCCCAGAGACAACAACTTTACTTTTGCAAGATAATAATCCCCTTGAGATAATTCCTCATGAATTCTTTTTGACATTTCCAGCCTTAAGAGTTCTGAACCTGAGCCAAACTGGTATTAGAGCACTGCCTTCTTCCATCAATAGTTTATATCAACTACATGCTCTAATACTACAAAATTGCAACGGGTTGATAGAGTTACCACCTATTGGTGATCTTTACAATTTACAATTGCTCGATTGTGATAATACAATGTTATGTTGTCTGCCACAAGGAATGGACCAGTTAACAAATCTAAGGCTATTACATCTGCCTGCAGCTAATTTGGAGAGCATCGGCCAAGGAGTTTTTCTCAATTTATCTAGCATTGAAATGTTAAATATGTTGGAGAGCGATGAAATGATATGGACCCATAGTGAGAAGAGGGAGACTCTTCTTCTTGGACCAACTCCTTTTGATGAGATATCATCTCTACAAAATCTGACTTCTCTTTCTATTAAATTGGATAGCTCATCAATTTTCAATAGAGACCACACCTGGATGACTAGATTGAAAAGATTTCGCATTGAAGTTGGGGACTATCCAATGGAAGTAAAATTCAACAAGTCAACAAGGATGATAGGCGTCTCCAATTGTGAAATTTTCAGTAACGGAGAGCTCTCGGGCATGTTGCACTTCGCTTCAGATTTGTACTTGACGTCCTGTATGGGTCTCAGAAAATTGATTGTGCGCAATAGTTTTGATGGATTAAAAGAACTACACATAGAACATTGTTGTTGTGATTTTGAACcagaggaagaagaaagtggacAGTTTGACCCTTTGCCTAATCTGGAATATCTCAACCTCCATACCTTAATTCTTTTAAAGAGTGTTTCTGATTTCGGTGTTCTTCTGGGTCTAAGATTTTCTAAATTACGCCAACTAAATGTGGTCAATTGTCTATGTTTAAAATGTCTTTTTAAAGTTGGTGAGGCTTTTACTGTGCCCAAGCACTTGGAAGATATTGCAATTAGCGATTGTGGCGAGCTGGTAGAGTTGTTAGTGCAATGCGGCTCAAGTCAGGCAACACTTGTCAACTCAGAAATTACAAGAGTTCAGAAGTTACGGTTGAATGACTTGCCAAATTTAAAAACCTTGGGGGAGCCAGAGAGTATGTGGGGACACCTGGAGGAACTTAGCTTGAGAAGATGCAATCAAATAAGGAAGTTGCCTCTCTCTATTCAAACCTCCaataacatcaaaataataagagGATCATCAGAATGGTGGAGCCAACTCGAGTGGGATGATGACAAGTTCAAGTCAAATTTAGAGCATTGTTTCCTACCAGGTGACGACTGGTTTTTTCAAAGTTGA
- the LOC132611426 gene encoding calcium permeable stress-gated cation channel 1-like, whose product MVNHQDHYLTHQVVYNANKLTKLVNEKKKEQNWLDYYQLKYTRNQSKRPTSKTGFLGLCGKTVDAIDFNTSEIEKLSKKISDERMNIIGSTKYIMPATFVSFRTRWAAAVCAQTQQARNPTVWLTEWAPEPRDVYWDNLAIPYVSLSIRRLIAAVAFFFLTFFFMIPIAFVQSLANIEGIEKALPFLKSLIETLYKAILLIDDLPMVDDVGHRPT is encoded by the exons ATGGTcaaccatcaagatcattactTAACTCATCAG gttgtataCAATGCCAACAAGTTGACAAAGCTAGTCAATGAGAAGAAGAAAGAGCAGAATTGGCTTGACTATTATCAACTCAAGTATACTAGAAATCAGTCCAAAAGGCCAACATCAAAG ACTGGTTTTCTGGGCTTATGCGGCAAGACCGTTGATGCGATTGATTTCAATACTTCTGAAATTGAAAAGCTCTCAAAAAAA ATATCTGATGAGAGAATGAATATTATTGGGAGCACCAAGTATATTATGCCAGCAACATTTGTTTCTTTTAGAACAAGATGGGCAGCTGCGGTTTGTGCACAAACACAACAAGCCAGAAATCCAACAGTGTGGTTAACTGAGTGGGCTCCCGAGCCCCGTGATGTCTACTGGGATAATTTGGCAATTCCTTATGTTTCACTGTCAATCAGGAGGCTTATTGCTGCTGTGGCATTTTTCTTCCTTACCTTCTTTTTCATGATCCCGATTGCATTTGTACAGTCCCTTGCTAATATAGAGGGAATAGAGAAAGCATTACCTTTCTTGAAATCCTTAATTGAAAC GCTTTACAAAGCAATATTGCTCATAGACGACCTTCCCATGGTAGACGACGTAGGTCACAGGCCAACGTAG
- the LOC132609362 gene encoding disease resistance protein At4g27190-like isoform X3, whose translation MEKLTKFRDAIKEKVEGAEREGYKPKPNVLKWLEDVHELENEWESMQESIAAAKVLAYKCCPKCNLRLQISIRTQNMRHQLCKMIEIGENFESNLVVENYQMKRVEFIPGPSVEGQSAATRNLNKILQLLQDDKVFIIGIWGMGGVGKTTLVKYLNNELLKTATSSSKLSFGVVAWVTVPKPPIDIRKVQAQIVNRLKINVNNEESVESIASKIYQRLKQESFLLILDDVWEAINLDHIGVPQLEDSTRSKVILTSRFLDVCRQMKTDTEMKVYTLDEDESWQLFVEDAGDSANLEHIQSFAKEIVRECNGLPLAISVIGASMRGKKRVELWEDALESLKLSEPHNKDVKDKVYKVIKWSFDSLESQDIELSLEQRSKNVHKKRGDIQSCFLYCSLYPVAISTDDLINCWWAEGFLGEHDTYEEAYNRGITMIESLKDACLLEAHMMDSVKMHDVVRDVAIWIANCFRDEHNSLIQAGIGLIEISHIKMSASVKRISFVSNIIEHIPDYFTECPETTTLLLQDNNPLEIIPHEFFLTFPALRVLNLSQTGIRALPSSINSLYQLHALILQNCNGLIELPPIGDLYNLQLLDCDNTMLCCLPQGMDQLTNLRLLHLPAANLESIGQGVFLNLSSIEMLNMLESDEMIWTHSEKRETLLLGPTPFDEISSLQNLTSLSIKLDSSSIFNRDHTWMTRLKRFRIEVGDYPMEVKFNKSTRMIGVSNCEIFSNGELSGMLHFASDLYLTSCMGLRKLIVRNSFDGLKELHIEHCCCDFEPEEEESGQFDPLPNLEYLNLHTLILLKSVSDFGVLLGLRFSKLRQLNVVNCLCLKCLFKVGEAFTVPKHLEDIAISDCGELVELLVQCGSSQATLVNSEITRVQKLRLNDLPNLKTLGEPESMWGHLEELSLRRCNQIRKLPLSIQTSNNIKIIRGSSEWWSQLEWDDDKFKSNLEHCFLPGDDWFFQS comes from the exons ATGGAGAAGCTAACAAAGTTTAGAGATGCTATCAAAGAGAAGGTCGAAGGCGCTGAGAGAGAAGGCTATAAACCAAAACCAAACGTTCTCAAATGGCTCGAAGATGTTCACGAGCTAGAGAATGAATGGGAATCTATGCAAGAAAGCATCGCAGCGGCTAAAGTGCTTGCATATAAGTGTTGTCCAAAATGCAACCTTCGCTTGCAAATCTCCATTCGAACACAAAACATGCGCCATCAACTTTGTAAGATGATAGAAATTGGAGAAAACTTTGAATCCAATTTGGTGGTAGAAAATTACCAGATGAAAAGAGTTGAGTTCATCCCAGGACCATCAGTAGAAGGACAGTCAGCAGCAACAAGAAATCTCAACAAAATCCTACAACTGTTACAAGATGATAAG GTATTCATCATtggtatatggggtatgggaggAGTCGGCAAAACGACATTGGTGAAGTATCTGAACAATGAGCTCCTAAAGACTGCAACGTCAAGCTCCAAACTGTCCTTTGGTGTTGTGGCATGGGTTACAGTGCCCAAACCGCCAATAGACATAAGAAAGGTTCAAGCACAAATTGTCAATAGATTGAAAATAAACGTAAATAACGAAGAAAGTGTAGAAAGCATTGCCAGCAAAATCTATCAAAGACTTAAGCAAGAAAGCTTCCTTCTTATACTGGATGATGTTTGGGAAGCTATAAATTTGGATCATATAGGTGTTCCCCAACTTGAAGATTCCACAAGAAGTAAGGTAATTTTAACTTCTCGTTTTTTGGATGTTTGTAGGCAAATGAAAACAGACACCGAAATGAAGGTTTACACATTGGATGAGGATGAATCTTGGCAACTATTTGTCGAAGACGCAGGAGATAGTGCCAATCTGGAGCATATTCAATCATTCGCAAAGGAAATTGTAAGAGAGTGCAATGGATTACCTTTAGCAATTAGTGTTATCGGAGCATCTATGAGAGGGAAGAAGAGAGTTGAGCTCTGGGAAGATGCTTTGGAATCACTCAAATTGTCCGAACCTCATAACAAAGATGTAAAAGATAAGGTTTACAAGGTCATCAAGTGGAGTTTTGATTCTTTAGAATCTCAGGATATTGAATTATCCTTAGAGCAAAGAAGCAAAAATGTGCACAAAAAGAGAGGTGACATTCAAAGTTGTTTCTTGTATTGCTCCTTATATCCTGTGGCTATTTCAACAGATGATCTCATAAATTGCTGGTGGGCAGAGGGGTTCCTTGGTGAACATGacacatacgaagaagcctacaATAGGGGAATCACAATGATTGAGAGTCTAAAAGATGCCTGCTTGCTAGAAGCCCATATGATGGATTCTGTGAAGATGCACGATGTGGTTCGTGATGTTGCTATATGGATagctaattgctttagggatgaACACAATTCTCTTATTCAAGCTGGAATTGGGTTAATTGAGATATCACATATTAAAATGTCAGCTTCAGTCAAAAGAATATCTTTCGTAAGTAACATAATTGAACATATACCTGATTACTTCACGGAATGCCCAGAGACAACAACTTTACTTTTGCAAGATAATAATCCCCTTGAGATAATTCCTCATGAATTCTTTTTGACATTTCCAGCCTTAAGAGTTCTGAACCTGAGCCAAACTGGTATTAGAGCACTGCCTTCTTCCATCAATAGTTTATATCAACTACATGCTCTAATACTACAAAATTGCAACGGGTTGATAGAGTTACCACCTATTGGTGATCTTTACAATTTACAATTGCTCGATTGTGATAATACAATGTTATGTTGTCTGCCACAAGGAATGGACCAGTTAACAAATCTAAGGCTATTACATCTGCCTGCAGCTAATTTGGAGAGCATCGGCCAAGGAGTTTTTCTCAATTTATCTAGCATTGAAATGTTAAATATGTTGGAGAGCGATGAAATGATATGGACCCATAGTGAGAAGAGGGAGACTCTTCTTCTTGGACCAACTCCTTTTGATGAGATATCATCTCTACAAAATCTGACTTCTCTTTCTATTAAATTGGATAGCTCATCAATTTTCAATAGAGACCACACCTGGATGACTAGATTGAAAAGATTTCGCATTGAAGTTGGGGACTATCCAATGGAAGTAAAATTCAACAAGTCAACAAGGATGATAGGCGTCTCCAATTGTGAAATTTTCAGTAACGGAGAGCTCTCGGGCATGTTGCACTTCGCTTCAGATTTGTACTTGACGTCCTGTATGGGTCTCAGAAAATTGATTGTGCGCAATAGTTTTGATGGATTAAAAGAACTACACATAGAACATTGTTGTTGTGATTTTGAACcagaggaagaagaaagtggacAGTTTGACCCTTTGCCTAATCTGGAATATCTCAACCTCCATACCTTAATTCTTTTAAAGAGTGTTTCTGATTTCGGTGTTCTTCTGGGTCTAAGATTTTCTAAATTACGCCAACTAAATGTGGTCAATTGTCTATGTTTAAAATGTCTTTTTAAAGTTGGTGAGGCTTTTACTGTGCCCAAGCACTTGGAAGATATTGCAATTAGCGATTGTGGCGAGCTGGTAGAGTTGTTAGTGCAATGCGGCTCAAGTCAGGCAACACTTGTCAACTCAGAAATTACAAGAGTTCAGAAGTTACGGTTGAATGACTTGCCAAATTTAAAAACCTTGGGGGAGCCAGAGAGTATGTGGGGACACCTGGAGGAACTTAGCTTGAGAAGATGCAATCAAATAAGGAAGTTGCCTCTCTCTATTCAAACCTCCaataacatcaaaataataagagGATCATCAGAATGGTGGAGCCAACTCGAGTGGGATGATGACAAGTTCAAGTCAAATTTAGAGCATTGTTTCCTACCAGGTGACGACTGGTTTTTTCAAAGTTGA